One window from the genome of Nicotiana sylvestris chromosome 9, ASM39365v2, whole genome shotgun sequence encodes:
- the LOC138878017 gene encoding uncharacterized protein, with the protein MVPKLEDPGAFMIPCTIGSVEFAKALCDLGTTINLMRYLVFKTLGIGKPRPTSMRLQMADRTMKRPLGVIEDVLVRVDKFILPMDFIILDCEIDYEVPIILGRPLLAMGKALCDVEAGELTFWAGDEKGVFHVCKSMRQPNSNEVCSFVDLVINVIVDETSAMINVGDMLEAILLNFDDDEMDGFMECVNSLQGMGLYNYAPRKLSLDLENRTTPPTKTSIEEPPTLELKPLHPHLRYEFLGPSSTLPVILSSCLTNVQVDSTLAVLQKSKKAIRWTLADIRGDKPRILHA; encoded by the coding sequence ATGGTTCCTAAGTTGgaggatcccggtgctttcatgattccttgtacaattggaagtgttgagtttgctaaagctctttgtgatcttgggaCGACTATCAATTTGATGCGTTATTTGGTTTTCAAGACGCTGGGAATTGGGAAACCAAGGCCCAcctctatgagattgcaaatggctgaTCGTACTATGAAGAGACCTTTGGGAGTGATTGAAGATGTCttggttcgtgttgataaattcattcttccgATGGATTTTATCATTCTCGATTGTGAAATTGATTATGAGGTGCCTATTATTCTTGGAAGACCTTTACTTGCTATGGGGAAGGCTCTTTGTGATGTTGAAGCCGGAGAACTTACTTTCTGGGCTGGTGATGAAAAAGGGGttttccatgtgtgtaagtccatgcggcaaccaaatagcaatgaGGTGTGTTCTTTTGTGGACTTGGTGATCAATGTTATTGTTGATGAAACAAGTGCTATGATCAATGTTGGTGATATGTTGGAGGCCAtcttgctcaactttgatgatgacgAGATGGATGGATTCATGGAATGTGTGAACTCCTTGCAAGGAATGGGGTTGTACAACTATGCACCCCgaaaattgtccttggatcttgaaaataggacaaCTCCTCCTACAAAGACTTCTATTGAAGAGCCTCCTactttggagttgaagccattgcatccacatcttcggtatgaatttcttggtccttcttctactttaccagttattctttcctcttgtttgactaacgtgcaggtagattctACTTTGGCGGTGCTACAAAAGAGCAAGAAGGCTATCAGGTGGACATTGGCAGATATTCGAGGGGATAAGCCCCgtattttgcatgcataa
- the LOC138878018 gene encoding uncharacterized mitochondrial protein AtMg00860-like, which produces MVEEDIVLGYKISKNGIGVDKAKIEVISKLPPPTSVKGVRSFLGHAGFYRRFIKKFSKVVNPLCKLLKKDDKFNFNDDCMRAYEFLKFKLTTTPIITAPNWSVPFELMYNASDIAVGDVLGQRINKIFIRSTMIVRP; this is translated from the coding sequence atggtcgaggaagACATTGTTCTTGGCTacaagatctcaaagaatggAATTGGAGTtgacaaggcaaagattgaggtgatttctaaacttccacctccaacttcaGTGAAAGGCGTGCGGAGTTTCTTAGGCCACGCGGGGTTTTACCGGCGCTTCATCAAAAAATTTTCTAAGGTAGTGAACCCGTTGTGCAAGCTTCTCAAGAAGGATGATAAGTTTaatttcaatgatgattgcatgagagcttatgaatttttaaagttcaagttgacaactactcccattatcaccgctccaaattggagtgtCCCTTTTGAACTCATGTACAATGCAAGTGACATAGCGGTGGGGGATGTTTTGGGGCAACGCATCAACAAGATTTTCATCCGGTCTACTATGATAGTAAGACCATGA